In the Vitis vinifera cultivar Pinot Noir 40024 chromosome 2, ASM3070453v1 genome, one interval contains:
- the LOC100242080 gene encoding uncharacterized protein LOC100242080 isoform X2, with product MGCMVSRLAAKFAFFPPSPATYQVKKRDDGRLVAVSSSMPIPLADDSSLDVLLIDTKRGNKIVAFYLRNPYARLTLLYSHGNAADLGQLYDLFVQLKVNLRVNLMGYDYSGYGASTGKPSESNTYADIEAVYECLETEYGVSQEDLILYGQSVGSGPTLHLAAQLPRLRGVVLHSAILSGLRVLCHVKFTLCFDIYKNVNKIRKVKCPVLVIHDNR from the exons ATGGGGTGCATGGTCTCGCGTTTAGCGGCGAAATTCGCCTTCTTTCCGCCGTCGCCGGCGACGTACCAGGTGAAGAAGCGCGACGATGGCAGGCTCGTGGCGGTGTCCTCTTCGATGCCGATCCCACTTGCCGACGATAGTTCACTTGATGTTCTGCTTATCGATACCAAGCGTGGCAACAAGATCGTCGCTTTCTATCTGAGGAACCCTTATGCTCGCCTCACTCTTCTGTACTCTCATGGCAATGCTGCTGACCTTGGCCAGCTTTATGATCTCTTTGTTCAGCTCAAGGTCAATCTTAGAGTTAATCTCATGGG ATATGACTATTCTGGCTATGGAGCCTCTACTGGTAAG CCCAGTGAATCCAATACTTATGCTGACATAGAGGCAGTTTATGAATGTCTTGAGACTGAGTATGGAGTTAGCCAGGAAGACTTAATTTTGTATGGGCAGTCAGTTGGGAGTGGGCCAACACTGCACTTGGCTGCTCAATTGCCAAGGCTGCGAGGTGTAGTTCTACATAGCGCCATTCTGTCTGGCCTTCGTGTGCTGTGCCATGTAAAGTTCACACTTTGCTTTGATATTTATAAG AATGTGAACAAAATTCGGAAGGTGAAGTGCCCTGTGCTAGTGATACAT GATAATAGGTAA